Genomic DNA from Peribacillus simplex:
CTATCCGCTGCTTTATAAGTTGGGATTTGATCACGTTTTGCAATCTCGATGACTCTTTCAATTGTATCATAAACCGTTTCCACTTTCTTAAGGGCTCTTTCCCGATTATATCCTAAAAGCTCATCGGCCACGTTTATGACTCCACCTGCATTAATTACATAGTCTGGAGCATATATAATGCCTTTTTCATGAATTTGATCGCCATGAACAGGTTCCTTTAATTGATTATTGGCCGCACCTGCAATGACCTTCGCCTTGATTTGATTGATTGTATGATCATTTATGACAGCCCCTAATGCACAAGGTGCATAGATATCACAGTCGACTCCATAAATTTCATCAGGATCAACTGCAGTCGCCCCAAAGGATTCAACCGCACGGGCCACGCTTTCTTTATTGATATCCGTAACGATAAGCTTGGCGCCCTCCTCATGAAGGTGACGGCATAAGTTATAAGAAACGTTCCCGACGCCTTGGACCGCAACCACCTTGCCTTCTAAGGAATCAGTTCCGAATGCCTCTTTTGCAGCAGCTTTCATACCGCGATATACACCATATGCAGTTACAGGGGAAGGATTGCCCGAAGAACCGAATGCAGGGGAAATCCCAGTGACAAAATCCGTCTCCTCATGAATGAGGTCCATATCCTCAACCGTTGTACCTACATCCTCCGCTGTTATATAACGCCCATTCAGCCCTTGGATATACCTTCCGAATGCACGGAACATTTCTTCATTTTTATCCTTACGGGGATCGCCGATGATGACGGTTTTTCCCCCGCCTAAATTCAAGCCGGCAGCTGCGTTCTTATATGTCATTCCTCTTGAAAGCCTTAAGGCATCTTCAATGGCATCTTCTTCAGATGCATACGTCCACATCCTAGTGCCTCCAAGCGCAGGCCCTAATGTCGTATCATGAATGGCAATAATCGCTTTCAAACCCGATTGTTTATCCTGACAGAATAACAATTGCTCGTAATCATACTTCTCAAGATATTTAAAAATTTCCATAAAGGAATCCTCCCTAGATGTTTTAATACATGTCAGATATGAGACACTGAATTACTACTCATTCTTACTTGTTACTACGTTCATTTTAAATAAAATTCGCTACTAGCATGATATTTTCCCCATGGGGAATGGTTCCCTTGAAAAGATCCATGCATTTTTAAATATGCAAATAACATGCCACTAAAATACATAATGCGAGCCTTTATATCCAAATAAAGGAGATGCTGGTTAATATGATGGGCAACTATAGCCTATAACAAATTCAAAAAAATTTCATGTTAGAAGTGGAGTCTCGCTTAAATTAAAATAAATCAGAAAATTCCGCGCAGTTTTTTTCATAGTACGCAATTATTTGCGTGCAAGAATTTTCACAGTTTTAGTTTTTCCATTTTGTAATATAGATTTCTAACTGAAATCCCCAGCGCTTTTGCCGTAAGTGTTTTATTTCCCTTGTGGGTAAGGAACGCTTGCTGAATGATTTCGGCTTCATACTGGTCTATTATCTCCGAGAGCGGTTTCCCCGATACGTAGCCAGAAGGCTTCATTATTAATTTCTCCTGTTTTAATGGAATCTCTTCGATAAAATCCGGTATATGATGAATATCAATGACCGTCTCGTTCAATTTCATGAAAATGATTGCCCGTCCTAAGATATTTTCCAGTTCCCTCACATTACCCGGCCAGTTGTAAATTTGCATTTTATGTATAGCTGCTGCTGTAATTCCCTCTATGCTCCGTCCATACTCCTGATTGATTTTATTAATCAAATGCTCCGCCAATTCTCTCAAATCTTCTTTTCTCTTTCTTAATGGTGCAATGAAAATAGGCATGCGGTTCAACCTGAAATACAAGTCTTCCCTGAATGATCCGTTTGCGATGGCCTGTTCAAGATTGATATTCGTAGCGGCTATGACCCGTACATTGATGGGGATCGGCTTCGTCCCCCCCACTCTGATGATTTCCTTTTCTTGTAATACCCGAAGTAATTTTGCTTGGATGTTGGCTGGCAATTCACCAATTTCGTCCAAAAAGATACTCCCTTGATTTGCCTCTTCAAAAAAACCGACCTTTCCGCCCCTGCTTGCCCCAGTAAAGGCCCCCTCATCATAACCGAACAGTTCACTTTCAAGTAATGAATCCGAGATGGCCGCACAATTTACCCGTACGAATTTATTGAATTTCCTATCGCTCGCATTATGTATGGCATGAGCAAATAACTCTTTGCCAGTCCCTGATTCCCCTCTTAATAAGACAGTAGCAGGTGTTCTTGCAGATAATTTCGCCTGTTCAATGGGAAGCTTCATCTCTTCGGAAGCCCCAATTATATCATCAAAAGAATATTTAGCCTGCAATGTCCGGATAATCTGTCTTGCCCGATTCAGTTCGTGGGTCAAGGCTTGAATTTCCGATACATCATGAATGACGCCAACGCTCCCTTTCAGGCATCCATCCACAATGATTGGAGCAACATTCACGATCACTTCCTTATGTTTTGGGCCGACACGCATATTGACACCCCGAACAGGCTTTTTTGTCTGAAGCACTTTCATATGCATACTTTCACCTTCGTAAATATCGATGGAAGCCGGCTTACCGATCACTTGGGTCTTTGTTAAGCCGGTGATTCTTGTATATGCCGGATTAATCAAAAGCCCCCTGCCTTGATCATCCACAACGGATATGGCTTCATCACTGGATTGAATGATCGCCTGGAGCATCGTCTGTATCTCTTTTAAATCAGTGATCTGCTCTGCCAATTGTACAGCTTCCGTTTTATTCCTGAACACGGAAAAGGCCCCTATGATTTCTTTATCGGCATTCACAAGAGGTATCCTTGTCGTTATAAGTTCCATCCCATTGCTAAGGGTGATTTCCTGATTTACTTCTTTTTGGTTCGTTTGCATCACTCGCAGCAATCCAGTTGAAGGGATGAAATCTTTAATATGCCTGCCTATCACATCTTCGCGCTTTGTGTCAGATGCACGTTCCGCACTATCATTGAACATGATGATGAATCCTTCATGATCAATCACCACCATCCCTTCACTGGTCGTATTAAGGATCAAGTCCATTTTTGCCGAGGTATTCTCCAATTTACTTATTAAACGATTTTTCTCTTCAAACAACTTAGTCATAATGAGGGCGACACTTCCAGGAATGAGAATCGTTTGTTCGCCCATGTCCCTTTTTATCTTTTTATAGACAGATGGGTCTCCGGTCGTATCAAAAATGATGTCCAAATCCCGCTCCAATCCCATGCTCCAATCAGTCACCGTAGGAATCCTTCGCTCCTTTGCAGCAAGCATCCCTTCAGCGGATTCATTCGTATCAGCCATACAAACAATGGAGAATACTTCACTTTCCGATAGGAGTTTCAACACGGTTGTCCCTCCCACTCCTCCACCTACTATCATGACCTTTTGCATGAGCCATCCCCCTTAAAATATAATGATCCCTTTTAATAGATCATTCCCTGCAATTTTTTTCATACTCGAACCATTTTACCATATCTGTTCCCTTTAAAAACAGCCACCAACTCCCAGTCATTATCTAGATTCCCGAAACTTGACAAATAATTTATATCCTTTATCATTTTTTAAAGACGGAATTTTCGGAAGGGATTTGACCGCATGAAACGTTTAATCGCTTTTTTGATTCTTTTTATACCCGGTGCC
This window encodes:
- a CDS encoding sigma-54 interaction domain-containing protein, whose translation is MQKVMIVGGGVGGTTVLKLLSESEVFSIVCMADTNESAEGMLAAKERRIPTVTDWSMGLERDLDIIFDTTGDPSVYKKIKRDMGEQTILIPGSVALIMTKLFEEKNRLISKLENTSAKMDLILNTTSEGMVVIDHEGFIIMFNDSAERASDTKREDVIGRHIKDFIPSTGLLRVMQTNQKEVNQEITLSNGMELITTRIPLVNADKEIIGAFSVFRNKTEAVQLAEQITDLKEIQTMLQAIIQSSDEAISVVDDQGRGLLINPAYTRITGLTKTQVIGKPASIDIYEGESMHMKVLQTKKPVRGVNMRVGPKHKEVIVNVAPIIVDGCLKGSVGVIHDVSEIQALTHELNRARQIIRTLQAKYSFDDIIGASEEMKLPIEQAKLSARTPATVLLRGESGTGKELFAHAIHNASDRKFNKFVRVNCAAISDSLLESELFGYDEGAFTGASRGGKVGFFEEANQGSIFLDEIGELPANIQAKLLRVLQEKEIIRVGGTKPIPINVRVIAATNINLEQAIANGSFREDLYFRLNRMPIFIAPLRKRKEDLRELAEHLINKINQEYGRSIEGITAAAIHKMQIYNWPGNVRELENILGRAIIFMKLNETVIDIHHIPDFIEEIPLKQEKLIMKPSGYVSGKPLSEIIDQYEAEIIQQAFLTHKGNKTLTAKALGISVRNLYYKMEKLKL
- the bcd gene encoding branched-chain amino acid dehydrogenase — protein: MEIFKYLEKYDYEQLLFCQDKQSGLKAIIAIHDTTLGPALGGTRMWTYASEEDAIEDALRLSRGMTYKNAAAGLNLGGGKTVIIGDPRKDKNEEMFRAFGRYIQGLNGRYITAEDVGTTVEDMDLIHEETDFVTGISPAFGSSGNPSPVTAYGVYRGMKAAAKEAFGTDSLEGKVVAVQGVGNVSYNLCRHLHEEGAKLIVTDINKESVARAVESFGATAVDPDEIYGVDCDIYAPCALGAVINDHTINQIKAKVIAGAANNQLKEPVHGDQIHEKGIIYAPDYVINAGGVINVADELLGYNRERALKKVETVYDTIERVIEIAKRDQIPTYKAADRMAEERIARMRNSRSQFLQNEKHILNGRK